Genomic DNA from Alicyclobacillus fastidiosus:
AGTTTCCAAATCGATCCCAAACTCATCGCGGATCGTCATCTGGGCGTGGCGGATTAGCCAAAGCACATCTTCCGCCTTTGCGTCTCCGCAATTAATAATGAAGTTGGCGTGCTTTTCGCTGATTTGAGCGCCTCCGTGACGAAGCCCTTTGAGGCCCGCCGTTTCGATCAAATGACCGGCGTGGGTCCCCTCTGGATTCCGAAACACCGAGCCGCAGTTCGGCCACGACAGCGGTTGTGATCCCGCTCGGCGCGCCGACCATCCCTTCACCTTCGCGATCAGGGTATCGCGGTCGCCCTCGACGAGGTCAAAGCGCGCCCGGACCACAATGCCTGGGTGGTCTTTCAAGATGCTGTAGCGGTACCCAAAGTTCAGGTCGGCATTCGAATAGCGATGAATATCGCCCTTGGCATCCATGACATCCGCCCACGTGAGAACTTCACACGTCTCTCGCCCGTAGGCGCCTGCGTTCATCATCACGGCACCGCCGACGGTGCCAGGTATTCCAGTGGCGAACTCCAATCCGGAAAGTCCATGGCGAACGGCGATGTTGGCAGCCGATACATACGAACGACCCGCCATCGCGGTGACAGACGTCCCATCGACTTGAATGTCGCCAAATCCGTCGTGAAGTTTTACGACGACACCGCGTATGCCACCGTCGAGCACGAGCGCATTCGAACCTCGACCGATGACCGTCACCGGCATGTTCAGTTCGTTCGCCGCCCGTACCGCACCTTGAAGCTCACCCTCGGTCGTCGGCACAACCAGCACATCAGCTGGACCACCGATTCGCCAGGTCGTATGATTCGCCATCGACTCATTGAGGCGAACATCTTTCACCCCATATGACGAGAAGACTGGCAACAACGTTTCAGAGACCATGCGCGAACCTCCATTATCGATATTCCCCACACGCCTACGCCCAGGTTCCGCATGGCATCATATGCGTGCGCGGGCAAACTGTGCGGATGCACAATGCCTGCGTGAAATGACCGCAACTGCCCCGAATCAGGCGCAACTGCTGGTATGTACACGTGAAAGTGGCACGGTCGGCTGCCCCGTGCACTGCTGTACCCTATTGTATCCCAACCTTTCAGGAAGGAAAGGCTTTGTTTTGCGAACCTTCTATGACGGTTCGGCTCCCCCATGGGGAAGATAGCAGCAAATCAAAGAAAGATAGGGAAGTTGACCGCTCGCCGAATTGCCAATCCGCCGAGATTCTTAACGCGCCGCCAAAAGCGGCAAAACGGGCGGTCTCGACGCCGCCCGTCCCGCTTTCATTCACTTGCACCATGTTGGCGTCATCCCTGTGCCACAGGCGCATAGGTTCGCATCTGCACCCGCATCAGCGGGTGCGCATCACGTCCATGACCAGCTGGTAGAACCGCTCAACCGCGTCTGGCGTGCCAAACGATTTAGCGGCACCCTTCATCGCGCGCAACGCATCCTGGTGCATCTGACGCTCGATCGCCGCCCACAGCGAATCGGCCGATAGGTCCGCTTCGCGCAGGAGCGCCGCGGCGCCTTTGTCGACGAGCGGCTTGGCATTCTCCTCCTGATGGTTGGCCGTGACGTACGGGCTCGGAATCAGAATCGATGCGATGCCAAGTGCCGAGATTTCGGCCAACGTGCTGCTGCCCGCTCGGCTGATGAGCAAGTCGACGTGTGGCAGGAGGCTCGGCATGTCGTAGATAAACGGCAGAATCGACACGTTGTGGCTGAGGTCAGGAACTGACTCTTTGACGTGCTCATAGTGACGATCTCCCGTCACAAACAGCACGCGCCACTCCGGATGCGCGGCAAACTTCGGGAGGACGTCCGCCACCACCTTGTTCACCGACTCTGAACCGCGGCTGCCCAAGAAGATGAGAATCACTTTCTGGTCGCGGAGAATGCGGTATTCGTCACGCGCGCCGCGCACGGCGCCAGCGTCCACCTGCAGCACCTCGCTCGCACGCGGGTTGCCAGTCAGTTCGACGCGCTTGGCCTTGCTAAAAAATCGCGCGCTCTCGGCAAAGGAAATCGCGACCGCATCCGTGCGACTGGCGCAGAGCTGGTTGGTGAGTCCAGGCCTGGCATTTCCCTCCCAGACCACACTCGGGATGCGCAGGGAGTGCGCCGCGAAGATGACCGGAAGCGTGACAAATCCGCCCGTACCCACAACGACGTCCGGTCGCCAGCGCTTTAACAGGCGCTTGGCCTGGAAATAGCCCCGTGCGGTCCGCAGCAACGTGGAGATGGCGGCAAGCGACACCTGGCGTTTCAGCCCCGCAGCTTCCACCGTCTCAAACGGCATGTCGAGTTTGCTGACGATAGATTGTTCAAGCCCCTGGGTCGTTCCGATGTAGTAGGGCTCGAGAGATATCGCCTGGTCCTGCATATAGCGCCAAAGGGACAAAGCGGGATAAATGTGTCCGCCTGTCCCTCCGCCTGTAAATACAACTTTCACATGATCACCTCTGTCGAGGATGACGAAACTCACCGATCTGGAAATACGGCTTGCTTCGAGATATTCAACAGGATTCCAACGCCCGACAGCATCAGTGTCAAAGAGGATCCGCCATAGCTGATGAATGGCAACGTGATGCCTGTCGCCGGCATCGACCCCGTGACGACTCCGATGTTGATGAGCACCTGCACAGCAATCATGCCAGTAATGCCGACCCCAAGTAAAGACCCAAACTCGTCTGGCGCGTAAATTGCCGTCCTCACACCCCGCCACACGAGCACGCCGAAGAGCAGGAGCAGCGCGAGGCCGCCTAAAAATCCGAGTTCCTCGCCGATGATCGAGAAAATAAAGTCGGTCTGTGGCTCAGGTAGGTACAGAAATTTCTGACGGCTATTGCCGAAACCGAGACCAAGGATGCCACCAGACCCGAGTGCGTAGAGCGATTGAATGATCTGATACCCTTCTGCTTTCGGATACTTCCACGGGTCCATAAAGGCCACGATGCGCTGCATCCGGTAGGGCGCTGCAGCCACCAGCCCGCCAAACGCGACGAGGCCGAGCCCGAAGAAGCCCCCCAAGTGGCGGATGCGCGTCCCTGCGGCAAACATCATCAACAGCGTCGTCCCCATGATGACGACACTCTGCCCCAAATCCGGCTCGAGCATGATCAGTCCTACCGCCGCTACGGCAGTGCCCAGAGGCGGCACAAAACCGCGCCAGAACGACTGCATCCTGTCTCCGGCGTCGCACAGCATATGTGCGAGAAAGACGATCAGCCCCAGCTTCGCGAACTCCGAGGGCTGGATGCCAAGCGAGCCAATCCCGAGCCACGCCTTCGATCCGCCACGGTTCACACCGATGATGAGCACGAGGACCAGCATCGCGAAACTGGCGATGGCCAATTTTGGAGCGTGCTGGCGCAGTTTGTGATAATCGTAGCGTGCGAACCACAACATGGCGATGACGCCGAGAATCGCCCAGATGAGCTGCCGTTTCGGGTAAAAGAGGGGATCGTTGAACTTGTTGGCCGCGATGACGGACGATGCACTGTAGACCATGACGATGCCAAGACACAGAAGCATGATGATCACGCCGACGATAACTAAGTCGAATGAACTTCTCGATGTGCTGGACGTGCGGGATCGAAGCACGGGTGAATGCCCCTCCTCAAGCGCCGGAGGACGAGTGCAATGCTCGTCCTCGCCATGCGAACCTTAAGGTCCAAAGCGGGCGCCGCGAAGGCACACTGGCCACGCGGGCACCGCCGCCATATCGACCGGCGGTGCCGCCCCTTCTTCGGACAACCTCTTAAAGTCTATGCACGGCTTCTTTGAACATGCTTCCCCGCACCTCAAACGACGTAAACATATCCCAGCTCGCGCACGCTGGTGACAGTAGCACCACATCACCTGTAACAGCCCGCTGTTTCGCCGCGGCGACCGCTTCGTCAAGCGAGGAGACGAGCACGACGTCGTCCACGCCTGCAAGTGCGCATGCCTCTGCGATCCGCTCCTTCGTCTCGCCGAGCAGAATGGCCGCTTTGACACGCCCACGTAAATCAGGCACGAGGTCCTCGAACGAGATGCCTCGATCCAATCCCCCAGCAATCCACACGATGTCTTTCGGAAATGCATGCAACGCCTGCTTGCAAGCGTCTGGATTGGTCGCCTTCGAATCGTTGTAGAAGCGGATGCCATCGACCGTGCGAACCAATTCCAGCCGGTGCTCGACGCCCTGAAAGTTGCGCGCGACATGGCGGATGGCGTCGTCTGATGCACCTGCCGCTTGCGCCATCGCAGCCGCCGCGAGCAGGTTCTGAAGGTTGTGCCGCCCCTTGAGCCCGACCTCGCCGATCGGCAAAAGAACGCGCTGCTCACCGTCCCGCACGAGGACGATATCGTCGCCGACCAGTGCAGCGCCGTCGTCAAAGTCCAGTTGCTCTGTGCTAAACCAGTGGATATCCGCCGCGAGCGATTTGGCACCCTCCGCGACCAGCGGTTGATCCCGGTTCAGCACCGCGACGTCACCCGCCTCCATGTTTCGAAACATTCGCCACTTGGCCCTCTGGTACTCCTCAAACGTCCCGTGGTAGTCCAGGTGTGCTGGATAGAAGTTGAGCAAGAGGGCAATGCGCGGGTGGAACCACTCCGTCCCAAGCAGTTGAAAACTCGAGAGTTCGAGCACAATCGGCTGTTCGCGGCGAATGGAATCGACGAGCCCAGACACCACCGTTCCGATGTTACCTGCGACGACCGGCTCCATCCGCGCAGCGTCAAGCATCTCGCCCACGAGTGTCGTCGTCGTCGTCTTGCCATTCGACCCCGTGATCGAGTACATTGGCGAGTTGGTATACCAGCTGGCGATTTCGATCTCCGTGAAGATCGGGATATCCCGCTTCTCTGCCTCCATGATAAGTGGCATGTGATACGGGATACCGGGGTTTTTGACGATAAACAACCAGGAATCTTCCAAGAGCGACAGCGGGTGATCCCCAAACACAAAACGAACGCCTGCACGTTCCAGGCGTTCGAGTGCTTCATCTGAGTCGGGGCGCGTACGGCGGTCGTTGACCGTCACCGAAAAGCCGTGGCGGGTCAACAGCTCGGCAGCGGCAGCTCCACTTCGGGCGTAGCCGATGACCAAGACAGAACCTTTATTGCGAAACCATTCGTCGCGAGTAGTACGATTGAGACTCATTTATCTTCATCCTTTGTTCATGCGTGTGTAAGCAGATCAATGAGAGACCAGTGCAAGCGTGCCAAATGCGCAAATGAAGGCGGCTAACCAGAACACCAAAACGACTTCCCACTCTGACCAGCCACCGAGCTCGAAGTGGTGGTGGATCGGACTCATCCGGAACACGCGGCGTCCAAACGTCTTATATGAAAAAACTTGAATCAACACAGACAGGGCCTCGATGACGAAGACCAACCCGAACAGGACGAGAGCCAGTTCGCTGTGCGTCAAGACGGCGACCATGGCCAGTCCGCCACCAATGGCCAGTGATCCGGTGTCGCCCATAAAGACTTTGGCAGGATGGCGATTGAACGCGAGGAATCCAGCGAGCGCTCCCACCATCGCGGCACAGAAGAGGGCCACGTCGTAGTTCGTATGCCAGTATGCGTAAACAGCATACGCCGCAAACACCATGATCGCGCAACCGGATAAGAGTCCGTCGAGGCCATCCGTCAAATTGACCGCATTCGTGGTCCCGACGAGGACAATCAGCAGGAAGAGGACGTAGAAGATGCCAAGCGGCACCACCCAGTTGCCAAACGGGATGTGCACGCCGAACGAGTGATCATCCCCCTGTTGGAACCACAGCAAGACGAATAAGAGAATGGTCACGATGCCTTGAAACAGCAGCTTTTGCTTCGCAGTCAAGCCGAGATTTCGCTTCTTGACAATTTTGATGAAGTCGTCCGCGAAGCCAATCAGTCCAAAGCCGACGGTCGCGAGGAGCAACATGAGCGTATCCAGGCTCCCGAACGCGAACTTCAAGGTCGTAAGGATGACGGCAAGCAGGATGATGACGCCGCCCATCGTCGGAGTCCCCGCCTTCGCCTTGTGGTGCTGCGGCCCTTCTTCGCGAATCGATTGACCAAACTTCAGACGGTGCAAAAGCGGAATCGAGATTGGGCCCAGCAACAGTGCGATGGCAAACGCCGCAATGGCCGTAAAAAATAGAGCTCGTAAGTCCAACCTAAGTGCCTCCTAGAACGAATTGTCGGACAACCGCGCACGTACAGCTTTACGCGCTTCTTCCTTATCATCGAAGTGAATTTTTGTTCTCCCTACAATCTGATAATCCTCGTGGCCTTTGCCCGCGATGACGACCACGTCGTGCTCGCGAGCTTCCTGAATGGCCTCCATGATGGCTTCTCGTCGATCGACGATCCGCCTGTACTGCGCCCCTTCTGGAAGTCCCGCCTCCATATCGTCGAGAATGCGCTCTGGATCTTCGGTCCGCGGGTTGTCGCTGGTGAAGATGGCGCAGTCACTCAATGAAAGTGCAGCATTGGCCATCAGCGGCCGCTTCGTCTTGTCCCGGTCGCCGCCGCAGCCGACGACGCAGATGATGCGCCCCGCCGCGAACTCCCGCACGCTCGAGAGCACGTTTTCAAGGCCGTCAGGCGTGTGTGCGTAGTCGACAAAGATACCGAACGGTTGCCCTTCGTCGACGCGCTCGCACCGACCTGGGACGCCCTCGTACGAGGACAGTGCAGCCTGCAGGGTCGCAACGGGGATCCCCTCGACGACGGCGACTGCGATGGCAGCCAGGGCGTTATACACGTTAAAGC
This window encodes:
- the murB gene encoding UDP-N-acetylmuramate dehydrogenase — encoded protein: MVSETLLPVFSSYGVKDVRLNESMANHTTWRIGGPADVLVVPTTEGELQGAVRAANELNMPVTVIGRGSNALVLDGGIRGVVVKLHDGFGDIQVDGTSVTAMAGRSYVSAANIAVRHGLSGLEFATGIPGTVGGAVMMNAGAYGRETCEVLTWADVMDAKGDIHRYSNADLNFGYRYSILKDHPGIVVRARFDLVEGDRDTLIAKVKGWSARRAGSQPLSWPNCGSVFRNPEGTHAGHLIETAGLKGLRHGGAQISEKHANFIINCGDAKAEDVLWLIRHAQMTIRDEFGIDLETEVRFLGEPASGR
- the murG gene encoding undecaprenyldiphospho-muramoylpentapeptide beta-N-acetylglucosaminyltransferase codes for the protein MKVVFTGGGTGGHIYPALSLWRYMQDQAISLEPYYIGTTQGLEQSIVSKLDMPFETVEAAGLKRQVSLAAISTLLRTARGYFQAKRLLKRWRPDVVVGTGGFVTLPVIFAAHSLRIPSVVWEGNARPGLTNQLCASRTDAVAISFAESARFFSKAKRVELTGNPRASEVLQVDAGAVRGARDEYRILRDQKVILIFLGSRGSESVNKVVADVLPKFAAHPEWRVLFVTGDRHYEHVKESVPDLSHNVSILPFIYDMPSLLPHVDLLISRAGSSTLAEISALGIASILIPSPYVTANHQEENAKPLVDKGAAALLREADLSADSLWAAIERQMHQDALRAMKGAAKSFGTPDAVERFYQLVMDVMRTR
- the spoVE gene encoding stage V sporulation protein E — protein: MLRSRTSSTSRSSFDLVIVGVIIMLLCLGIVMVYSASSVIAANKFNDPLFYPKRQLIWAILGVIAMLWFARYDYHKLRQHAPKLAIASFAMLVLVLIIGVNRGGSKAWLGIGSLGIQPSEFAKLGLIVFLAHMLCDAGDRMQSFWRGFVPPLGTAVAAVGLIMLEPDLGQSVVIMGTTLLMMFAAGTRIRHLGGFFGLGLVAFGGLVAAAPYRMQRIVAFMDPWKYPKAEGYQIIQSLYALGSGGILGLGFGNSRQKFLYLPEPQTDFIFSIIGEELGFLGGLALLLLFGVLVWRGVRTAIYAPDEFGSLLGVGITGMIAVQVLINIGVVTGSMPATGITLPFISYGGSSLTLMLSGVGILLNISKQAVFPDR
- the murD gene encoding UDP-N-acetylmuramoyl-L-alanine--D-glutamate ligase, which translates into the protein MSLNRTTRDEWFRNKGSVLVIGYARSGAAAAELLTRHGFSVTVNDRRTRPDSDEALERLERAGVRFVFGDHPLSLLEDSWLFIVKNPGIPYHMPLIMEAEKRDIPIFTEIEIASWYTNSPMYSITGSNGKTTTTTLVGEMLDAARMEPVVAGNIGTVVSGLVDSIRREQPIVLELSSFQLLGTEWFHPRIALLLNFYPAHLDYHGTFEEYQRAKWRMFRNMEAGDVAVLNRDQPLVAEGAKSLAADIHWFSTEQLDFDDGAALVGDDIVLVRDGEQRVLLPIGEVGLKGRHNLQNLLAAAAMAQAAGASDDAIRHVARNFQGVEHRLELVRTVDGIRFYNDSKATNPDACKQALHAFPKDIVWIAGGLDRGISFEDLVPDLRGRVKAAILLGETKERIAEACALAGVDDVVLVSSLDEAVAAAKQRAVTGDVVLLSPACASWDMFTSFEVRGSMFKEAVHRL
- the mraY gene encoding phospho-N-acetylmuramoyl-pentapeptide-transferase gives rise to the protein MDLRALFFTAIAAFAIALLLGPISIPLLHRLKFGQSIREEGPQHHKAKAGTPTMGGVIILLAVILTTLKFAFGSLDTLMLLLATVGFGLIGFADDFIKIVKKRNLGLTAKQKLLFQGIVTILLFVLLWFQQGDDHSFGVHIPFGNWVVPLGIFYVLFLLIVLVGTTNAVNLTDGLDGLLSGCAIMVFAAYAVYAYWHTNYDVALFCAAMVGALAGFLAFNRHPAKVFMGDTGSLAIGGGLAMVAVLTHSELALVLFGLVFVIEALSVLIQVFSYKTFGRRVFRMSPIHHHFELGGWSEWEVVLVFWLAAFICAFGTLALVSH